A region from the Priestia filamentosa genome encodes:
- a CDS encoding LutC/YkgG family protein: MSYGTIQNRDSFLNDIAKQLGRKRSKQIERPTWTHSPQQYVFQDASNDELADHLEEYCEQIHTECIRTASISLQEVVEKVIETNGGGEVIVWDDPRFSQYGLSTLLDRQNVHIWDTDKREENIQKAAQANVGITFSDITLSESGTVVLFNGGGKGRSVSLLPTTYIAIIPKSTIVPRMTQAAQYIHQKVEEGQDISSCINFITGPSNSADIEMNLVVGVHGPVKATYIIVEDC, encoded by the coding sequence CTAAGCAGCTTGGAAGGAAAAGAAGTAAACAGATAGAACGTCCAACATGGACGCACTCTCCCCAACAATATGTTTTTCAAGATGCTTCGAATGATGAACTAGCAGATCATCTTGAAGAATACTGTGAGCAGATTCATACAGAATGTATTCGCACCGCATCCATAAGCTTGCAAGAAGTAGTAGAAAAAGTAATTGAAACAAATGGAGGCGGAGAGGTTATTGTATGGGATGACCCTCGTTTTTCTCAATATGGTCTATCTACCCTTCTAGATAGACAAAATGTTCATATATGGGACACAGATAAACGAGAAGAGAATATCCAAAAAGCAGCACAAGCTAATGTTGGAATTACATTTAGCGATATAACTTTATCAGAATCAGGAACAGTTGTTTTATTTAACGGAGGAGGAAAGGGACGTTCAGTTAGCCTTCTTCCTACAACATATATTGCTATTATTCCTAAGAGTACAATCGTGCCGAGAATGACGCAAGCTGCGCAGTATATTCATCAAAAAGTTGAAGAAGGACAAGATATTTCTTCTTGCATTAATTTTATTACAGGACCGAGTAACTCAGCAGATATTGAAATGAACCTTGTCGTCGGTGTTCATGGTCCTGTCAAAGCAACCTATATTATTGTTGAAGACTGTTAA
- a CDS encoding PAS domain-containing sensor histidine kinase — MSAEGSLQATEKSRDETAELEQLRIVFDRARDAMIVFNGDLRVTDVNQAACRLFECAKEELLSLHVRDFLEMMSSEALERYDYSLTSGDHFYFEGPLYLPNGSIKYIEFQSEKHDGENAILMTTFRDITKTKNLENERFISQEMFQDIFNQAIDGILIFDKKGRIIDANPSLCRRIGYTKNELLVQTLSELVLPIYHYKIERLWHALKRNGKSQGELPIQTRQGEEVYFDFTTTAHINSDYYMSIMRDVTEKRDMEQELAKSEKKFREIFESAVDAIIIWNEDWTVVDANPSSSRTFELPLHQLIGSNLEEFLDLSQPKTKEITNRFYDFNAIREELPFYMPNGEKKDLEFTAKQGIIKGHNLTIFRNISERKKMEQELRESEQKFRTIFNGSVDGVLLWNENLKIMDANSVLCDFVELTKEEVCSLNVRNLLDEGNKKVLDAHLSFLKEYREHEGELTYTMKSGRKRTIEYSTKKDIIPGVYMTMLRDVTEKKEMEEQIRKSDTLQVVGQLAAGIAHEIRNPMTALKGFIQLLQNSIDHEEKDDFSLYFDVITSELQRIENIITDFLVLAKPQAIKHEQKDIIQIVQETMDLLTAQATLVNVQFHTEFEPSLPLLYCEPNQLKQVFINIMKNALEVMPIGGTLTVSVHAKDEKFIVVSIKDEGEGMPEERIKRLGEPFYTTKEKGTGLGLMVSYKIIEEHGGYIDVHSEIGLGTTFSIILPINSSEENKKE; from the coding sequence ATGTCGGCTGAAGGATCACTTCAAGCAACTGAGAAAAGTCGAGATGAAACAGCAGAATTGGAGCAGCTTAGAATCGTATTTGACAGAGCACGGGATGCAATGATTGTATTTAATGGTGATTTGCGCGTTACAGACGTCAATCAAGCAGCCTGTCGCTTGTTTGAATGTGCAAAAGAGGAGCTCCTCTCACTTCATGTGCGAGATTTTTTGGAAATGATGTCAAGTGAGGCATTAGAGCGGTATGACTATTCTCTTACAAGCGGAGACCACTTTTATTTTGAGGGTCCCTTATATTTGCCGAATGGCTCGATAAAGTATATTGAATTTCAGTCAGAAAAGCATGATGGAGAAAATGCTATTTTAATGACAACGTTTCGGGATATTACAAAGACAAAGAACTTAGAAAATGAGCGGTTTATTAGTCAAGAAATGTTTCAAGATATTTTTAATCAAGCGATTGATGGTATTTTGATTTTTGACAAGAAAGGGCGAATTATTGATGCGAACCCGTCCCTTTGCCGAAGGATTGGCTACACTAAAAATGAACTGCTTGTTCAAACATTAAGTGAGCTTGTTCTTCCGATTTATCATTATAAGATTGAGCGTCTTTGGCATGCGCTAAAAAGGAATGGGAAATCACAAGGAGAACTTCCTATTCAAACTAGACAAGGAGAAGAAGTGTACTTTGATTTTACAACAACAGCCCATATTAATAGTGATTATTATATGTCTATTATGCGTGATGTTACGGAAAAGAGAGACATGGAGCAAGAGCTAGCTAAAAGTGAAAAGAAATTTAGGGAAATCTTTGAAAGCGCTGTTGATGCTATCATTATTTGGAATGAAGATTGGACAGTTGTTGATGCGAATCCCTCTTCCTCTCGTACATTTGAGCTTCCTCTTCATCAACTCATTGGAAGTAATTTAGAAGAATTTTTAGATTTATCACAGCCAAAAACAAAAGAAATTACAAATCGTTTTTATGATTTTAATGCGATAAGAGAAGAGCTTCCTTTCTATATGCCAAATGGTGAAAAGAAAGATTTAGAGTTTACAGCAAAACAAGGTATTATAAAAGGGCATAATCTAACTATTTTCCGTAATATAAGTGAACGAAAAAAGATGGAACAAGAGTTAAGAGAAAGTGAGCAAAAATTTAGAACGATTTTCAATGGATCTGTCGATGGTGTTCTGCTTTGGAATGAAAATTTAAAGATTATGGATGCTAACTCTGTTTTGTGTGATTTCGTTGAATTAACAAAAGAAGAAGTATGCTCATTGAACGTGCGAAATCTGTTAGATGAAGGGAACAAAAAGGTATTAGATGCTCATTTATCGTTTCTTAAGGAATACAGAGAGCATGAAGGTGAGTTAACTTACACAATGAAGAGCGGTCGCAAGCGAACCATTGAATATTCAACGAAGAAAGATATTATTCCAGGGGTCTATATGACAATGCTACGAGATGTCACTGAAAAGAAAGAGATGGAAGAGCAAATCCGAAAATCAGATACTCTACAAGTTGTAGGGCAGCTTGCCGCAGGAATTGCTCATGAAATTCGAAATCCAATGACAGCATTGAAAGGATTTATTCAGCTTTTACAAAATAGTATTGATCATGAAGAGAAAGATGATTTTTCTCTATATTTTGACGTCATTACGTCAGAACTTCAGCGTATTGAAAACATTATTACAGATTTTCTTGTATTAGCAAAACCTCAGGCAATTAAACACGAGCAAAAAGATATTATTCAAATTGTCCAAGAAACAATGGACTTATTAACAGCACAAGCAACGCTTGTAAACGTGCAGTTTCATACAGAATTTGAGCCTTCGTTACCGCTTCTTTACTGTGAACCGAATCAGCTAAAACAGGTATTTATTAACATTATGAAAAATGCGTTGGAAGTTATGCCTATAGGTGGTACCCTAACTGTAAGTGTACATGCTAAAGATGAAAAGTTTATTGTAGTCTCTATTAAAGATGAAGGGGAAGGCATGCCTGAAGAGCGAATTAAGCGTCTTGGCGAGCCTTTTTATACAACAAAAGAAAAAGGTACAGGTCTGGGTCTTATGGTGTCATATAAAATTATTGAGGAACATGGAGGTTATATTGACGTTCATAGTGAGATAGGACTTGGCACAACTTTTTCCATCATCTTACCAATCAATTCAAGTGAGGAGAATAAGAAAGAATGA
- a CDS encoding methylated-DNA--[protein]-cysteine S-methyltransferase: MNKYYSILVHEMLGNIVIRSNDKGVTALSIGEELVIEKDEIKNQGWAFTAKQQLEEYFKGERQTFNLPLCIEKGTLFQREVWNTLSKIPYGSFWSYSDVAVDVQRPKAVRAVGGANRANPLPIIIPCHRVIGKDASLTGYAGNKTHQKELLLTVEGLTVQNGTVKI, from the coding sequence ATGAACAAATATTATAGCATCCTTGTTCATGAGATGCTTGGCAATATTGTCATCCGTTCAAACGACAAAGGCGTGACAGCTCTTTCCATTGGAGAAGAGCTTGTTATTGAAAAAGATGAAATTAAAAATCAGGGTTGGGCGTTTACTGCTAAGCAACAGCTTGAAGAGTATTTTAAAGGAGAACGACAAACGTTTAATTTACCGCTGTGCATTGAAAAAGGTACGCTATTTCAGCGGGAAGTGTGGAATACATTATCAAAAATTCCTTATGGAAGCTTCTGGTCTTACAGTGATGTTGCAGTAGATGTACAGCGTCCAAAAGCAGTAAGAGCAGTTGGCGGGGCTAATAGAGCTAATCCTTTGCCTATTATTATTCCGTGTCACCGTGTGATAGGAAAAGATGCATCTTTAACAGGATATGCGGGAAATAAAACACATCAAAAAGAACTTCTGTTAACTGTTGAAGGATTAACAGTTCAGAATGGCACAGTAAAAATATAA